One genomic region from Gossypium hirsutum isolate 1008001.06 chromosome D13, Gossypium_hirsutum_v2.1, whole genome shotgun sequence encodes:
- the LOC107919904 gene encoding probable serine/threonine-protein kinase At1g54610, whose amino-acid sequence MGCICCKPSAIEDSKQSPTSKVSLDVRVSMATSSRREDSQRTKDRYGNSEGRTMLIDKQVNGSVRIHGENLDRKREKVECVVRQHPGRGSVPKAIEGEQVAAGWPAWLAAVAGEAIQGWIPRRADSFEKLDKIGQGTYSNVYRARDLDQKKVVALKKVRFDNLEPESVRFMAREIHILRRLDHPNVIKLEGLVTSRMSCSLYLVFEYMEHDLAGLASNPGLKFSEPQVKCYMQQLLCGLDHCHSRGVLHRDIKGSNLLLDNNGILKIADFGLASFYDPLQNQPFTSRVVTLWYRPPELLLGATYYGTAVDLWSTGCILAELYAGKPIMPGRTEVEQLHKIFKLCGSPSEDYWRKSKLPHATIFKPQRPYRRCVAETFKEFPAPALALMETLLSIDPSDRGSAASALKSEFFTTKPLPCGPSSLPKYPPSKEFDAKMRNEEARRQGAAGTKGQRPELERKATRESRAAPAPDANAELVLSMQKRQNQSNSKSRSEKFNPHPEEIASGFPIDPPRPSQAVESNADAHGNHPKRGSHSGPLSHRAAWAKSGKNRDDPPKILTGADLSMMSGLVAARRNNLISEDHRERSGSSQSEAPKLFARFPGSFKEASESFIQHDQEHNVQQKEDGRSDNKDPVLLGYGSKGNKIHYSGPLLVPSGNVDQMLKDHDRQIQEAVRRARLDKAKKRKVQLEANHMSTTSLFVSGR is encoded by the exons ATGGGTTGCATTTGTTGTAAGCCATCTGCTATTGAAGATAGTAAGCAGAGTCCTACGAGTAAGGTCTCATTAGATGTTAGGGTATCAATGGCAACTTCTTCAAGGAGGGAGGATTCACAGAGAACAAAGGACCGATATGGTAACAGTGAAGGGAGGACAATGCTGATTGATAAACAAGTGAATGGTTCGGTTCGAATTCATGGGGAGAATTTGGATAGGAAGAGGGAGAAGGTGGAGTGTGTTGTCCGGCAACACCCAGGGAGGGGTAGTGTTCCAAAAGCTATAGAAGGGGAGCAGGTAGCTGCCGGGTGGCCTGCTTGGTTAGCTGCAGTGGCAGGAGAAGCAATCCAAGGATGGATACCACGGCGTGCAGACTCATTCGAGAAGCTAGATAAG ATTGGCCAAGGAACTTATAGTAATGTTTATAGGGCTCGTGATTTAGATCAGAAGAAAGTTGTTGCTCTGAAGAAAGTAAGATTTGATAACCTCGAGCCAGAGAGTGTTCGATTCATGGCGAGGGAGATTCACATTTTGCGTAGACTTGATCATCCAAATGTTATAAAGCTGGAAGGTCTCGTTACCTCAAGGATGTCTTGCAGCTTGTACCTTGTTTTTGAGTACATGGAACATGATTTGGCTGGTCTTGCTTCAAACCCTGGTCTCAAGTTTTCAGAACCGCAG GTTAAGTGTTACATGCAGCAACTTCTGTGTGGTCTCGATCATTGTCACAGCCGCGGTGTCCTACATCGTGACATTAAGGGTTCCAACCTTCTACTTGACAACAATGGCATCTTGAAGATTGCGGACTTTGGTCTGGCTAGTTTTTATGATCCCCTTCAAAATCAGCCCTTCACAAGCCGTGTTGTAACTCTTTGGTATAGACCACCCGAGCTTTTGCTTGGTGCCACTTACTATGGTACTGCTGTGGATTTATGGAGTACAGGCTGCATACTTGCTGAGTTATATGCTGGCAAGCCTATTATGCCCGGAAGAACTGAG GTGGAGCAGctgcataaaattttcaaactttgtgGCTCACCTTCCGAAGATTATTGGAGAAAATCAAAGTTGCCTCATGCAACCATTTTTAAGCCGCAGCGGCCTTATAGACGTTGTGTTGCAGAAACATTTAAGGAATTTCCTGCACCAGCTTTAGCTCTCATGGAAACCTTACTTTCCATTGACCCTTCTGATCGTGGATCTGCAGCTTCTGCTCTCAAGAGTGAG TTCTTTACAACAAAGCCTCTTCCCTGTGGTCCTTCGAGCTTGCCAAAGTATCCTCCGAGCAAAGAGTTTGATGCAAAGATGAGGAATGAAGAAGCTAGAAG ACAAGGAGCAGCAGGAACCAAGGGCCAGAGACCTGAACTTGAGAGGAAAGCAACAAGAGAGTCTAGAGCTGCCCCAGCACCCGATGCTAATGCTGAACTAGTCTTGTCAATGCAG AAAAGACAAAATCAATCCAATTCGAAGAGCCGGAGTGAGAAGTTTAATCCTCATCCTGAAGAAATTGCCTCAGGCTTTCCTATAGATCCACCTAGACCATCACAAGCAGTAGAATCAAATGCAGATGCACATGGGAATCATCCCAAGAGAGGCTCCCATTCAGGGCCACTGTCTCACCGAGCTGCATGGGCAAAGTCTGGGAAGAACCGAGATGATCCTCCAAAAATTTTGACCGGGGCTGATTTGTCGATGATGTCCGGTTTAGTGGCAGCAAGGAGAAATAATCTTATTTCTGAAGATCACAGAGAAAGATCTGGTTCTTCGCAGTCAGAAGCTCCAAAATTATTTGCTAGGTTTCCAGGGTCTTTTAAAGAGGCCTCAGAATCCTTCATCCAACATGATCAGGAACATAATGTGCAGCAGAAAGAAGATGGAAGAAGTGACAACAAAGACCCAGTTCTG CTTGGTTATGGATCAAAGGGTAACAAAATTCACTATTCGGGTCCATTATTAGTTCCATCTGGCAATGTGGATCAGATGCTCAAGGATCACGATCGCCAAATCCAAGAAGCTGTTCGGCGAGCACGACTCGATAAAGCAAAGAAGAGAAAAGTTCAGTTAGAAGCGAACCATATGTCAACCACTTCATTATTTGTGTCTGGTCGTTGA